In Herpetosiphonaceae bacterium, one genomic interval encodes:
- a CDS encoding GNAT family N-acetyltransferase — translation MIISTSRLTLRPLQRSDIDAMARWPRYPDPLDAIWNWPHTLREHGTTDMFFLARTSDHRRREWTITTTDGAVVGHLGLRDIQPGQKSARLGIGMGYPYIGIGYGSEALRAFLDAFFGPLAFARLHLDVSLHNQRALRLYQRLGFRETGTFWYELGAAAEFAFLADPRYESLRQYLRWSVESVCMRYAEMVLDASDWQSVEQRRPEGTRNSEQ, via the coding sequence ATGATCATCAGCACGTCACGGCTTACGCTACGGCCCTTGCAGCGCTCCGACATTGATGCGATGGCGCGGTGGCCGCGCTATCCCGATCCGCTGGATGCCATCTGGAACTGGCCGCACACGCTGCGCGAGCACGGCACGACGGATATGTTTTTTCTGGCGCGGACATCCGATCACCGGCGGCGCGAGTGGACGATTACCACCACGGATGGTGCTGTTGTCGGGCATCTCGGCCTGCGTGATATTCAGCCGGGCCAGAAGAGCGCGCGGCTCGGCATCGGCATGGGCTACCCCTACATCGGCATAGGCTACGGCTCCGAGGCGCTGCGCGCGTTTCTGGATGCGTTCTTCGGGCCGCTCGCCTTCGCACGGCTGCACCTTGATGTCAGCCTGCACAACCAGCGCGCGCTGCGGCTCTACCAGCGGCTTGGCTTCCGCGAGACAGGCACCTTCTGGTACGAGCTAGGCGCTGCCGCAGAATTCGCGTTCCTCGCCGATCCGCGCTACGAGTCGCTGCGGCAGTATCTTCGCTGGAGCGTCGAGAGCGTGTGCATGCGCTATGCCGAGATGGTGCTCGACGCGAGCGATTGGCAAAGCGTCGAACAAAGACGCCCGGAGGGCACCCGGAACAGCGAACAGTAG
- a CDS encoding glycerophosphodiester phosphodiesterase family protein codes for MQTQIIAHRGASADAPENTLAAFELAYRQGAQMIEFDVRPTADGAIVVFHDDTTARWNGRSDAVAALTLAAMQQIDLRGERAPTLDEVCDWARATGMLLNVEIKVAGIEAAVARTIQAHGIDEQVIISSFALGALQTMRIVAPDLARGVLTDADATPPGAASLWPLEPLRSLEARAWHPSRQLPQLEQLIPPIREAGYAVNVWTVDDPAVMRQLLGLRVEGIMTNRPALLAEVMRAWQAEAQSP; via the coding sequence ATGCAGACACAGATCATTGCCCATCGCGGCGCTTCCGCCGACGCTCCCGAAAATACGCTCGCGGCCTTTGAGCTGGCGTATCGCCAGGGCGCGCAGATGATCGAGTTCGACGTGCGGCCCACCGCCGACGGCGCGATCGTCGTGTTTCATGACGATACCACCGCGCGCTGGAATGGACGATCAGATGCCGTCGCGGCGCTCACGCTGGCCGCCATGCAGCAGATCGACCTGCGCGGCGAGCGCGCGCCGACGCTTGACGAGGTTTGCGACTGGGCACGCGCCACCGGCATGCTGCTGAACGTCGAGATCAAAGTCGCTGGCATCGAAGCGGCGGTCGCGCGGACGATCCAGGCCCACGGCATCGACGAGCAGGTGATTATTTCGTCGTTCGCTCTGGGCGCGCTGCAAACCATGCGGATAGTCGCGCCGGATCTGGCGCGCGGCGTGCTGACCGATGCGGACGCCACGCCGCCGGGAGCGGCCTCGCTCTGGCCTTTGGAGCCGCTGCGCAGCCTTGAGGCGCGGGCGTGGCATCCATCGCGGCAACTGCCGCAGCTAGAGCAGCTCATCCCGCCGATTCGCGAGGCGGGCTATGCCGTCAACGTCTGGACCGTCGACGATCCGGCGGTGATGCGGCAGTTGCTGGGATTGCGGGTCGAGGGCATTATGACGAACCGCCCGGCGCTGCTGGCGGAAGTGATGCGTGCCTGGCAGGCCGAAGCCCAGTCCCCATGA
- a CDS encoding peptidase C39 family protein: MMTILPPWLLRWRAADPTVTFEHTVYLEPQGVVLTADAREGQVTSAPYLGAWTQAIPSWQADAPAGTSIVVRLRAELDGRWTRWYTLAEWSSDETLRHSVPGQSDADAEVATDTLLLRQPAQAVQWRAVLRRTGEASPVLRGVAVALDPESAEAAQPAPMSTIEPLPVPERSQMIYPGGGPVWCSPTSLTMLLAYWFDRTRMPQLARFADMQAVPDIVAPAVYDSEYDGTGNWPFNTAYAATLGLEGYVVRLRDLGDLAHWLAAGVPVVASIAWQDGELEGAPVGHSNGHLVVVVGIAPNGDVIVNDPAADPRRGESVRRSYPRAQFCKAWQHSGRAVYLVFPPEYGG, translated from the coding sequence ATGATGACGATATTGCCGCCCTGGCTGCTGCGCTGGCGTGCCGCCGATCCGACGGTGACGTTTGAGCACACTGTCTATCTTGAGCCGCAGGGAGTTGTGCTGACCGCAGATGCGCGCGAGGGACAGGTGACGAGCGCGCCCTACCTTGGTGCCTGGACGCAGGCTATTCCTTCCTGGCAGGCCGATGCGCCAGCCGGAACGTCGATCGTCGTGCGGCTGCGCGCCGAGCTTGATGGACGCTGGACGCGCTGGTACACGCTCGCCGAGTGGTCATCCGATGAGACGCTCCGGCACAGCGTACCCGGCCAGTCCGACGCCGACGCCGAGGTTGCGACCGATACGCTGCTGCTGCGACAGCCTGCGCAGGCCGTGCAGTGGCGCGCTGTGCTGCGTCGGACGGGCGAGGCGTCGCCGGTGCTGCGTGGCGTTGCCGTGGCGCTCGATCCAGAGTCCGCAGAGGCTGCGCAGCCCGCGCCGATGAGCACGATCGAGCCGCTGCCGGTGCCTGAGCGCTCGCAGATGATCTATCCCGGCGGCGGCCCTGTCTGGTGCTCGCCTACGTCGCTGACAATGCTGCTGGCCTACTGGTTCGATCGGACCCGCATGCCGCAGCTTGCGCGCTTCGCCGATATGCAGGCGGTGCCCGACATTGTCGCGCCCGCCGTGTACGACTCGGAGTACGACGGAACCGGTAACTGGCCGTTCAATACGGCGTATGCGGCGACGCTGGGACTGGAAGGCTATGTCGTGCGGCTGCGCGATCTGGGCGATCTGGCGCACTGGCTTGCCGCAGGCGTGCCGGTGGTTGCCAGCATTGCGTGGCAGGATGGCGAGCTTGAGGGCGCGCCCGTCGGACACAGCAACGGGCATCTAGTCGTCGTCGTGGGCATCGCGCCGAACGGCGATGTGATCGTCAACGATCCCGCCGCCGACCCGCGTCGCGGCGAGTCGGTGCGGCGCAGCTATCCGCGCGCGCAATTTTGCAAAGCGTGGCAGCATTCGGGGCGCGCCGTCTATCTGGTGTTTCCGCCTGAGTATGGCGGGTGA
- a CDS encoding response regulator, with translation MRILVAEDNAAIRMMVQQVLEDAGHEVVLAENGLEALQRALMHKPDAIVLDGSMPVMDGWEVCRRIREQNATPIMMLTVHAERADRERAHTSGANDFLAKPFDINELISKVNGLLRLSHTRR, from the coding sequence ATGCGTATTTTGGTCGCCGAAGATAATGCTGCGATTCGGATGATGGTTCAGCAAGTTCTGGAAGATGCAGGCCATGAGGTGGTCCTGGCGGAAAATGGGCTTGAAGCGCTCCAGCGGGCCTTGATGCACAAACCCGACGCTATCGTGCTCGATGGGAGCATGCCCGTGATGGATGGCTGGGAGGTCTGCCGCCGGATTCGCGAGCAGAACGCTACTCCGATCATGATGCTGACGGTTCACGCCGAGCGCGCCGACCGCGAGCGCGCCCACACAAGCGGCGCGAACGATTTCCTCGCCAAGCCCTTCGATATTAACGAGCTGATCTCCAAAGTGAACGGCCTGCTACGATTGTCTCACACGCGGCGCTGA
- a CDS encoding aminotransferase class V-fold PLP-dependent enzyme, giving the protein MSIGNATSILDLNALRQAEFPVAERYTYLNHAALGPLPRRTADVVAELAQDFRDKGVLAEAKWFRSIARTRGLVSRLLNVATDEIAFTKNTSQGLSIVAASLPWQPGDVIVSVRGEFPANVYPWLALQQHGVTVRFVQPRNGRICLNDLDAALAGARLLAISWVQYSTGFRIDLPAVSEMCARRGVLLSLDAIQGAGALPLDLKAVPVDFCAFGAHKWLLSPQGVGVLYINQRVRDLLQPTNVGWLGVDWRDYTAFDYDTPLTDGAARYEEGTRSLVGIAGLEQSLGLLLEVGQERIEHHLRMLTDRLAQQLAVLGYRILTPLESEHRSGIIAFSHPQRSAQELFDALRAARIVGALREGGVRLSPHLYNTLDDIDAVLDVLQV; this is encoded by the coding sequence ATGAGCATCGGTAATGCCACCTCTATACTCGACCTGAACGCGCTGCGTCAAGCCGAATTTCCCGTCGCCGAGCGGTACACCTACCTGAATCATGCCGCGCTCGGCCCGCTGCCCCGCCGCACCGCCGATGTCGTCGCCGAGCTGGCGCAGGACTTCCGCGACAAAGGCGTTCTGGCCGAGGCCAAATGGTTCCGGTCGATCGCTCGGACGCGCGGGCTGGTCAGCCGGCTGCTCAACGTGGCGACCGACGAGATCGCCTTTACCAAAAACACCAGCCAGGGCCTGAGCATCGTCGCGGCCAGCCTGCCATGGCAGCCGGGCGACGTGATCGTCAGCGTGCGCGGCGAGTTCCCGGCCAATGTCTATCCCTGGCTCGCCTTGCAGCAGCATGGCGTCACGGTGCGGTTCGTCCAGCCGCGCAACGGGCGCATCTGCCTGAACGATCTCGACGCCGCGCTCGCGGGCGCGCGCCTGCTGGCGATCTCCTGGGTGCAGTACAGCACCGGCTTTCGGATCGATCTTCCGGCGGTCAGCGAGATGTGCGCGCGGCGTGGCGTGCTGCTCAGCCTGGACGCGATCCAGGGCGCGGGCGCTCTGCCGCTCGATCTGAAGGCCGTCCCCGTCGATTTCTGCGCGTTCGGCGCGCACAAGTGGCTGCTCTCGCCGCAAGGCGTGGGCGTGCTCTACATCAACCAGCGGGTGCGCGATCTCCTCCAGCCGACAAATGTGGGCTGGCTCGGCGTGGACTGGCGCGACTACACCGCCTTCGATTATGACACGCCGCTCACAGACGGCGCGGCGCGCTACGAAGAAGGCACGCGGTCGCTGGTGGGCATTGCCGGGCTGGAGCAAAGCCTGGGCCTGCTGCTGGAGGTCGGCCAGGAGCGGATCGAACATCATCTGCGGATGCTGACGGATCGGCTGGCGCAGCAGTTGGCGGTGCTGGGCTACCGAATTTTAACGCCGCTGGAGTCCGAGCATCGTTCGGGGATCATCGCCTTCTCACATCCGCAGCGCTCGGCGCAGGAATTGTTCGACGCATTGCGGGCGGCGCGGATCGTCGGGGCGCTGCGCGAAGGGGGCGTGCGTCTCTCGCCGCATCTTTACAACACGCTGGACGACATCGACGCTGTGCTGGATGTTTTGCAGGTATAG
- a CDS encoding sortase has protein sequence MTRSRKIFWTFGNLLTLIGLYLLLIVGGLKADEQYNVYAASGDNDIAVPTPAVVEPVASQQAASASPAPSATPSRSSIPVLNNETGGAPTNAVPSKTSQAGPSTISRIVIPAIKLDKKVIEVGWMIQQAADGQEIAVWDVDKYRVGHHKGSSNPGGGGNIVLAGHSGGYAYPFNEIYYLKPGDLIELYSSDQLYQYTVTDRILVDEVGQPLEKRLENARYIEPTDEEMITMVACWPLTGPDKFKQRIIIRSRPLGAPPTGDQANQETSAWTMR, from the coding sequence ATGACACGATCTCGCAAAATTTTTTGGACCTTCGGCAACCTGTTGACGCTGATCGGCCTGTACCTGCTGCTGATCGTCGGCGGTCTGAAGGCCGATGAGCAGTACAACGTCTATGCCGCCAGCGGCGATAACGACATTGCCGTGCCAACTCCGGCGGTCGTCGAGCCGGTTGCGAGCCAGCAGGCGGCATCGGCCTCGCCAGCGCCATCAGCGACACCGAGCCGCAGCAGCATTCCGGTGCTCAACAACGAGACGGGCGGCGCGCCGACCAATGCCGTTCCCAGCAAGACCAGCCAGGCCGGGCCTTCGACGATCAGCCGGATCGTGATCCCGGCGATCAAGCTCGACAAAAAGGTGATCGAGGTCGGCTGGATGATTCAGCAGGCGGCTGACGGACAGGAGATCGCGGTCTGGGATGTCGACAAGTACCGCGTGGGGCACCACAAAGGATCGAGCAATCCGGGCGGCGGCGGCAACATCGTGCTCGCCGGCCACAGCGGCGGCTATGCCTATCCCTTCAACGAGATCTACTACCTCAAGCCCGGCGATCTGATCGAGCTCTACAGCAGCGACCAGCTCTACCAGTACACCGTGACCGACCGTATCCTGGTAGATGAGGTTGGGCAGCCGCTCGAAAAACGGCTGGAGAACGCCCGCTACATCGAGCCGACCGACGAAGAGATGATCACGATGGTCGCGTGCTGGCCGCTGACCGGCCCCGACAAATTCAAGCAGCGTATCATCATCCGCTCCCGTCCGCTGGGCGCGCCGCCAACCGGCGATCAAGCGAATCAAGAGACGAGCGCCTGGACGATGCGCTAG
- a CDS encoding glycosyltransferase family 39 protein: protein MRRSLASMRRGSTIVILPGLIVLGLGLRLLIWRWHEFYPLGGDETEYFNQALTWLRGKGYRELQLMRPPLYTVFLAVVFQLFDSQVQRVRLVQALISTGAIGLVWLWSRAVWAGAECGHRAALISTAIAACCYTFAANATELLTETLFVAGLTLVLWLIVQAAQRKSWRWALLAGAIVGLLSLLRSVALPLLPLGAVWLLLTNKERVPSGHTKNKELRPLFARSLVPLFLLLGALLVIMPWTLRNYARYHTPILIDTTGAENLWLDNDPAGREAVKRQLYALGEDRGLRQRLAMERGLATITGDPGRFVAKAWGEAKKFVALEYFDDLRARPEIWVPPQEVWLRLLLGDGIWLLLLFGGLAGLWLSPPSALKWLIVPWIAYVALTGLLFHVELRYRLPLYPALLPYTGWIAASTLRLPRRVLWSWRGLGAVATNIGVLALVLLHRPYPGEATMLARKHLHLWQAAQARESGRPAQALEQAQAALALDRESALARVALGLASSGAEAERWWREAIDVLPGHPYAHLLLGNRLRGAGDLEAARRELAFESSSLEDLQRWSLRMFDRPAETRIDLGDGLDLGAISGFYLAQDGAGARWTRSRAAVDHLALESFVHVRLSSPRPAAADPAIVELALDGVSLGTARVGGEWQTFTFEVPERLRGHEAMLALRTTTFQPRAYDRASPDNRALGVQVDWVATTGTRMAP, encoded by the coding sequence ATGCGACGTTCGCTCGCGTCGATGCGACGAGGCTCGACGATCGTGATCCTGCCGGGGCTGATCGTGCTGGGCCTTGGTCTGCGGCTGCTGATCTGGCGCTGGCACGAGTTCTATCCGCTCGGCGGCGACGAAACCGAATATTTCAATCAGGCGCTCACGTGGCTCCGGGGCAAGGGCTACCGCGAGCTACAACTGATGCGACCGCCGCTCTACACGGTCTTTCTCGCGGTCGTCTTCCAGCTCTTCGACTCGCAGGTCCAGCGGGTGCGGCTGGTACAGGCCTTGATCAGCACCGGCGCGATCGGGCTCGTCTGGCTCTGGTCGCGCGCTGTGTGGGCCGGTGCCGAGTGTGGTCATCGCGCCGCGCTGATCTCGACCGCGATTGCCGCGTGCTGCTACACCTTCGCCGCCAATGCTACCGAACTGCTCACCGAGACACTCTTTGTCGCGGGCCTGACGCTCGTCCTCTGGCTGATCGTCCAGGCCGCGCAGCGCAAAAGCTGGCGCTGGGCGCTGCTGGCTGGCGCCATCGTCGGGTTGCTCAGCCTGCTGCGCTCGGTCGCACTGCCGCTGCTGCCGCTGGGGGCTGTGTGGCTGCTATTGACGAACAAAGAACGGGTGCCCTCTGGGCACACAAAGAACAAAGAATTACGCCCCCTGTTCGCTCGTTCGCTTGTTCCCTTGTTCCTTCTCCTCGGCGCTCTGCTCGTGATCATGCCGTGGACGCTGCGCAACTATGCGCGCTACCACACGCCGATCCTGATCGATACCACGGGCGCCGAAAATCTGTGGCTCGACAACGATCCTGCCGGACGCGAGGCGGTCAAGCGGCAGCTCTACGCGCTGGGCGAGGATCGGGGGCTGCGCCAGCGGCTAGCGATGGAGCGCGGCCTGGCGACGATCACGGGCGATCCGGGGCGCTTCGTGGCGAAAGCGTGGGGCGAGGCCAAGAAGTTTGTCGCGCTCGAATACTTCGACGATCTGCGGGCGCGGCCAGAAATCTGGGTGCCGCCGCAGGAAGTCTGGCTGCGTCTGCTGCTGGGCGATGGTATCTGGCTGCTGCTGCTCTTCGGCGGCCTCGCGGGACTGTGGCTCAGCCCGCCGAGCGCGCTCAAGTGGCTGATCGTGCCGTGGATTGCCTACGTCGCGCTGACGGGGCTGCTCTTTCATGTCGAGCTGCGCTACCGGCTGCCGCTCTATCCCGCGCTGCTGCCGTACACCGGCTGGATCGCGGCGTCTACGCTGCGTCTGCCGCGCCGCGTGCTGTGGAGCTGGCGCGGCCTGGGAGCGGTGGCGACCAATATCGGCGTGCTGGCGCTGGTGCTGCTGCATCGTCCGTACCCCGGCGAGGCGACGATGCTTGCGCGCAAACATCTGCATCTCTGGCAGGCGGCACAGGCTCGTGAGAGTGGACGGCCCGCGCAGGCGCTCGAACAGGCCCAGGCTGCGCTCGCGCTCGATCGCGAATCGGCGCTGGCACGGGTCGCGCTGGGGCTGGCGTCGAGCGGAGCCGAGGCGGAGCGCTGGTGGCGTGAGGCGATCGACGTGCTGCCGGGTCATCCCTACGCGCATCTGCTGCTTGGCAACCGGCTGCGGGGCGCGGGCGATCTGGAAGCCGCCCGGCGTGAGCTAGCCTTCGAGTCCAGCTCGCTGGAAGATCTCCAGCGCTGGTCGCTGCGTATGTTCGATCGGCCTGCTGAGACACGCATCGATCTGGGCGATGGGCTGGACCTCGGCGCGATCAGCGGGTTTTACCTGGCGCAGGATGGTGCCGGTGCGCGCTGGACGCGCTCCCGCGCGGCGGTCGATCATCTCGCGCTCGAATCGTTTGTACATGTACGGCTGTCCAGTCCGCGTCCGGCGGCGGCAGATCCGGCGATCGTGGAGCTTGCGCTCGACGGCGTCTCGCTCGGAACGGCCCGGGTCGGCGGGGAGTGGCAGACGTTTACATTTGAAGTGCCGGAGCGGCTGCGCGGGCATGAGGCCATGCTCGCGCTGCGTACCACAACGTTTCAGCCGCGCGCCTATGATCGCGCCAGCCCGGATAATCGCGCGCTTGGCGTGCAGGTCGATTGGGTGGCGACGACCGGCACACGCATGGCTCCATGA
- a CDS encoding response regulator: protein MSTTRVLIAEDNELVSLTLEEQLTNLGYTVVGVARTGVEAVRLCTQLSPDIVIMDMQMPELGGDAAAQQIAKQHPTPVVMLTAYSDTEHIRKAESSGALGYLVKPINPEELPPAIDVAIARFREMQRLREQVDTLQETLESRKVIERAKGILMQRRQMSEDEAYDLMRQRARERHCKVKDIAQAIVEAESLLS from the coding sequence ATGTCTACGACCCGCGTACTGATTGCGGAAGACAACGAGTTAGTCTCGCTGACGCTTGAGGAGCAGCTCACCAACTTAGGCTACACCGTAGTCGGCGTGGCGCGCACGGGCGTCGAAGCCGTACGCCTGTGTACGCAGCTCAGCCCGGATATTGTGATCATGGATATGCAGATGCCGGAGCTGGGCGGCGATGCCGCAGCGCAGCAGATCGCCAAGCAGCATCCCACGCCGGTGGTAATGCTCACGGCGTACAGCGACACCGAGCATATTCGCAAAGCCGAATCTTCGGGCGCGCTCGGCTATCTGGTCAAGCCGATCAATCCCGAAGAGCTGCCGCCCGCGATCGACGTAGCAATCGCCCGCTTCCGCGAGATGCAGCGGCTCCGCGAGCAGGTCGATACGCTTCAGGAGACGCTGGAATCGCGCAAAGTGATCGAGCGCGCCAAAGGCATTCTGATGCAGCGCCGCCAGATGAGCGAGGATGAGGCATACGATCTGATGCGGCAGCGCGCCCGCGAGCGGCACTGCAAAGTCAAAGACATCGCTCAGGCGATCGTCGAGGCGGAGTCGCTGCTGTCGTAG
- a CDS encoding tetratricopeptide repeat protein: MNDPFFWPTTRRRRWALGLILLIGLALRLWLWWRSPIHQAANDETEYIAVARDLLAGRGWRFYESYHWLRAPLYSLWLAGSLWLFDDLRLASLPNIALSGATVYLFYLLGRELGLHRRAAEPHALRDAEQVGLLSAGSAALLLTLATFASLWMSETLFTALFVGALLLLLRCAARPRLWLALGAGVLLGLAILTRSMPLPIVPFAALWLLVNVYRQVEPGTGRRALRYGLVYGAGFSLSCLLTIAPWTIRNYLAYGDVIAVETGLSYNLWAFNEPHEDPDTIFKTLESIANPAERADYATSKGLARLREDPTILLHKLWPNWNALWMIKPIEDRFLLPTYYQDVPLSMFGTALVLDDALYVGLALLGLWGLLSAPLDRRKALLGGWLAFVVVVVLLTHGEGRYRHFIFPVLLPYAAQQIMLLRRCSSRSAFGWWRGASLAMVVALLWTAIVGAYDRPWALRNLKRGWAVQRAEWALKAGDPSAAIGYYRQANAADPGSPDVSLALGQLHERLDQYEQALAAYDAAYAQTPSYATVNLLRGDLLRHLGRFDEARQAFEGFYNDEQQMLDWGWSELDSPPPAAVEVGDGLDFGYVSGMYPDEIQQQRQVRWTKEHAAIKLAGSATGVRIGLALAAPWPSGASVPVRVCANQICQQLVLDAEWRVYWLAVPAASQYYVTIDAPTFSPRRFDPRSQDERRLGVLVDAAVRVALAR, encoded by the coding sequence ATGAACGATCCTTTTTTCTGGCCGACGACCCGGCGGCGTCGCTGGGCGCTCGGATTGATCTTGCTGATTGGGCTGGCGCTGCGGCTATGGCTGTGGTGGCGGTCGCCGATCCATCAGGCGGCTAACGACGAGACGGAGTATATCGCCGTGGCCCGCGATCTGCTCGCCGGACGAGGCTGGCGCTTTTACGAGAGCTACCACTGGCTGCGCGCGCCGCTCTACTCGCTCTGGCTGGCAGGATCGCTGTGGCTCTTCGACGATCTGCGGCTGGCATCGCTGCCGAATATCGCGCTCAGCGGCGCGACGGTCTATCTGTTCTATCTGCTGGGCCGCGAGCTTGGGCTGCATCGTCGTGCTGCGGAGCCTCACGCGCTGCGCGATGCCGAGCAGGTGGGGCTGCTGAGCGCTGGCAGCGCGGCGCTGCTGCTGACGCTGGCGACATTCGCCAGCCTGTGGATGTCGGAGACGCTCTTCACGGCGCTGTTTGTGGGCGCGCTGCTGCTGCTGCTGCGCTGTGCGGCGCGTCCACGGCTGTGGCTGGCTCTCGGCGCGGGTGTGCTGCTTGGCCTGGCGATCCTGACGCGCTCGATGCCGCTGCCGATCGTGCCTTTTGCCGCGCTCTGGCTGCTCGTGAATGTGTACCGGCAGGTAGAGCCTGGCACCGGGCGGCGAGCGCTGCGCTACGGCCTGGTGTACGGCGCTGGCTTCAGCCTGAGCTGCCTGCTGACGATCGCGCCCTGGACGATCCGCAACTATCTTGCGTACGGTGACGTGATCGCCGTCGAGACTGGCCTCTCGTACAACCTTTGGGCGTTCAACGAGCCGCACGAAGACCCCGACACGATCTTCAAGACGCTTGAGTCGATCGCGAATCCTGCTGAGCGGGCTGATTACGCGACGAGCAAAGGACTGGCGCGGCTGCGCGAAGATCCCACGATTCTGCTGCATAAGCTCTGGCCGAACTGGAACGCGCTCTGGATGATCAAGCCGATCGAAGACCGCTTTCTGCTACCGACGTACTATCAGGACGTGCCGCTGAGTATGTTCGGCACGGCGCTCGTGCTCGACGATGCGCTCTACGTCGGGCTGGCGCTGCTCGGTCTGTGGGGCCTGCTGTCCGCGCCGCTCGATCGGCGCAAGGCGCTGCTTGGCGGCTGGCTGGCGTTTGTCGTCGTCGTGGTGCTGCTGACGCACGGCGAGGGACGCTACCGACACTTTATCTTTCCGGTGCTGCTGCCCTACGCCGCGCAGCAGATCATGCTGCTGCGTCGCTGCTCGTCGCGCTCGGCGTTCGGGTGGTGGCGCGGCGCGAGTCTGGCTATGGTGGTGGCGCTGCTCTGGACGGCGATCGTGGGAGCGTACGATCGGCCCTGGGCGCTCCGTAATCTCAAGCGCGGCTGGGCGGTCCAGCGGGCTGAGTGGGCGCTGAAAGCCGGTGATCCGTCCGCTGCGATCGGCTACTACCGCCAGGCGAATGCCGCCGATCCCGGCTCGCCGGATGTATCGCTGGCGCTGGGCCAGCTCCACGAGCGGCTGGACCAGTATGAGCAGGCTCTTGCTGCCTACGATGCCGCCTACGCGCAAACGCCGTCCTATGCCACGGTCAACCTGCTGCGCGGCGATCTGCTGCGTCACCTGGGCCGCTTCGACGAGGCGCGGCAGGCATTTGAGGGCTTTTACAACGACGAGCAGCAGATGCTCGACTGGGGCTGGAGCGAACTGGACTCGCCGCCACCTGCGGCGGTTGAGGTTGGCGATGGGCTGGATTTTGGCTATGTCTCCGGCATGTATCCCGATGAGATCCAGCAGCAGCGCCAGGTGCGCTGGACGAAGGAGCACGCGGCAATCAAGCTGGCGGGCAGCGCAACCGGCGTTCGGATCGGGCTGGCACTCGCCGCGCCCTGGCCGAGCGGCGCGTCGGTGCCGGTGCGCGTCTGCGCCAACCAGATCTGTCAGCAGCTTGTGCTGGATGCCGAGTGGCGCGTGTACTGGCTGGCAGTACCAGCCGCGTCACAGTACTATGTCACCATCGATGCTCCCACGTTCAGCCCGCGCCGGTTCGATCCACGCTCTCAGGATGAGCGCCGGTTGGGCGTACTCGTGGATGCTGCGGTGAGGGTTGCGCTGGCGCGGTAG